In Fusobacterium sp., a single genomic region encodes these proteins:
- the ftsZ gene encoding cell division protein FtsZ, whose protein sequence is MLIDQDLVKIKVLGAGGAGGNAINDMIESGVGGVEYIAANTDAQDLNKSLADIRIQLGEKLTRGLGAGADPEIGRQAAEEDVEKIKNLLEETDMLFITAGMGGGTGTGAAPVIAKVAKELGVLTVAVVTRPFSFEGKKRKNNADIGVENLKKAVDALVIIPNDKLFELPDKTITLQNAFKEANNILKIGIRGVADLMIGNGLINLDFADIKATMMNSGVAVLGFGEGEGENRAVKATEKALLSPLLEKSILGASKILINITGAPDITLMEAQTISDMIRDAAGKTADDVMFGLVIDPEVGDRVQVTIIANNFVNEQEKSEPFINVDAKKPVTVVTPEEADVKRSELDLPPWIRSSKK, encoded by the coding sequence ATGTTGATAGATCAAGATTTAGTTAAGATAAAAGTATTAGGAGCTGGAGGAGCTGGAGGAAATGCAATCAATGATATGATTGAATCTGGAGTAGGAGGCGTAGAATATATTGCTGCTAACACAGATGCCCAAGATTTAAATAAATCTTTGGCTGACATAAGAATCCAACTTGGAGAAAAATTAACAAGAGGACTTGGAGCTGGAGCTGACCCTGAAATAGGAAGACAGGCAGCTGAAGAAGATGTAGAAAAAATCAAAAATCTTTTAGAAGAAACAGATATGCTTTTTATAACAGCAGGAATGGGAGGAGGAACTGGAACAGGAGCTGCACCAGTAATTGCTAAAGTAGCAAAAGAACTTGGGGTATTAACTGTAGCTGTTGTAACAAGACCATTCTCATTTGAAGGAAAGAAAAGAAAAAACAATGCTGACATAGGGGTTGAAAACCTAAAAAAAGCTGTAGATGCTTTAGTAATAATACCAAATGACAAACTTTTTGAATTACCAGATAAAACAATAACTTTACAAAATGCATTCAAAGAAGCAAACAATATTTTAAAAATAGGTATTAGAGGAGTTGCAGATCTTATGATTGGTAATGGACTTATTAATCTGGACTTTGCTGATATTAAAGCAACAATGATGAATTCTGGTGTAGCTGTACTTGGGTTTGGAGAAGGAGAAGGAGAAAACAGAGCTGTAAAAGCTACTGAAAAAGCTTTATTGTCTCCATTACTTGAAAAATCTATACTTGGAGCAAGCAAAATACTTATTAATATAACTGGAGCACCAGATATAACTCTTATGGAAGCTCAGACTATTTCTGACATGATTAGAGATGCAGCTGGAAAAACTGCTGATGATGTAATGTTTGGACTTGTTATTGATCCAGAAGTTGGAGATAGAGTACAAGTCACTATAATAGCTAATAATTTTGTAAATGAACAGGAGAAAAGTGAACCATTTATTAATGTAGATGCTAAAAAACCTGTAACAGTTGTTACTCCTGAAGAAGCAGATGTAAAAAGATCTGAACTTGATCTTCCACCTTGGATAAGAAGTTCTAAAAAGTAG
- the murC gene encoding UDP-N-acetylmuramate--L-alanine ligase, whose protein sequence is MKKIYFIGINGIGMSGLAKIMKTKGYEVNGADLNRGYVTEELENMGITVYNTHEGEQVKGCDMVIASSAIKHDNPEYKYALENGIKIVKRGELLAMLLNNETGIAVAGTHGKTTTSSMMSSVMLNLDPTIVVGGILPEIGSNARAGKSEYFVAEADESDNSFLYMNPSYAVITNVEEDHLDTHGCLANINKSFSQFIDQTKNEVAVCIDCENLRKLVEKKEKEKIVTYSIIDEGADIFAYDIQVKNGKTSYNVAIKGEDTGRYTISIPGFHNILNSLPVIYYAKKFGVDEKFFKEALENFKGSKRRYDILYCNEDKGIKIIDDYAHHPTEIKATLQGAKSIEHEKLTIIFQPHRYSRVKFLLQNFTDAFEGAEEVLILPIYSAGEKDEFGVTVEDLGNVLKNKKVAIEKNSEKIDERVLNCQGHEVFMFMGAGDISKVAHRIADKLEGKNR, encoded by the coding sequence ATGAAAAAGATTTACTTTATTGGTATAAATGGTATAGGGATGAGCGGACTAGCTAAAATAATGAAAACAAAAGGCTATGAGGTAAATGGTGCTGATCTGAACAGAGGATATGTCACAGAAGAATTAGAGAACATGGGGATAACTGTTTATAACACTCATGAAGGAGAACAGGTAAAGGGATGTGATATGGTAATAGCTTCAAGTGCTATAAAACATGATAATCCTGAATATAAATATGCACTAGAGAATGGAATAAAAATAGTAAAAAGAGGAGAGCTTTTAGCTATGCTTCTAAATAATGAAACTGGAATTGCAGTAGCAGGAACACATGGAAAAACTACTACAAGCTCTATGATGTCATCTGTTATGCTTAATCTTGATCCCACAATTGTAGTAGGTGGAATACTTCCAGAGATAGGATCAAATGCAAGAGCTGGGAAGTCAGAATATTTTGTAGCTGAAGCTGATGAAAGTGACAATTCTTTTTTATATATGAATCCATCATATGCTGTGATAACTAATGTAGAGGAAGATCATCTAGATACTCATGGATGCCTTGCAAATATAAATAAGTCTTTTTCTCAATTTATAGACCAAACTAAGAATGAAGTAGCAGTTTGTATAGACTGTGAAAATTTAAGAAAACTAGTTGAAAAAAAAGAAAAAGAAAAGATAGTAACATACAGTATAATTGATGAAGGAGCAGATATATTTGCTTATGATATTCAAGTAAAAAATGGAAAAACAAGTTATAATGTAGCAATAAAAGGAGAAGATACAGGGAGATATACTATATCTATTCCTGGATTTCATAATATTCTTAATTCTCTCCCAGTTATCTATTATGCTAAAAAATTTGGAGTAGATGAGAAATTTTTTAAAGAAGCTTTAGAAAATTTCAAGGGATCAAAAAGAAGATATGACATCCTTTATTGCAATGAAGACAAAGGGATAAAAATAATAGATGACTATGCACATCATCCAACTGAAATTAAGGCAACTCTTCAAGGGGCAAAGTCTATAGAACATGAAAAACTCACTATAATATTTCAACCTCATCGTTACAGCAGAGTGAAGTTTCTTCTTCAAAATTTTACAGATGCCTTTGAAGGCGCTGAAGAAGTATTGATTCTTCCTATATATAGTGCAGGAGAAAAAGATGAATTTGGAGTAACTGTAGAAGATCTTGGAAATGTTCTTAAAAATAAGAAAGTAGCAATTGAAAAAAATAGTGAAAAAATAGATGAAAGAGTTTTAAACTGTCAAGGACATGAGGTATTCATGTTTATGGGAGCAGGGGATATCTCTAAAGTAGCTCACAGAATAGCTGACAAATTAGAAGGGAAAAATAGATAA
- the rpsR gene encoding 30S ribosomal protein S18 — MAEFRRRRAKLRVKAEEIDYKNVDLLKRFVSDKGKINPSRVTGANAKLQRRIAKAIKRARNIALIPYTRIEK, encoded by the coding sequence ATGGCAGAATTCAGAAGAAGAAGAGCTAAATTAAGAGTTAAAGCTGAAGAAATTGATTATAAAAATGTAGACCTTTTAAAAAGATTTGTATCTGATAAAGGAAAAATCAATCCTTCTAGAGTAACTGGTGCTAATGCTAAGTTACAAAGAAGAATAGCTAAAGCTATCAAAAGAGCTAGAAACATTGCTTTAATTCCTTATACAAGAATTGAAAAATAG
- the rpsF gene encoding 30S ribosomal protein S6 yields the protein MKKYEIMYIINPTILEEGRDAVVEKVTGILTAAGATVAKSEKWGEKKLAYPIDKKKTGFYILATFDIDGTQLSAVEGKLNITEEVMRYIIVKQD from the coding sequence ATGAAAAAATATGAAATTATGTACATTATCAACCCAACAATTTTAGAAGAGGGTAGAGACGCAGTAGTTGAAAAAGTAACAGGAATTTTAACTGCAGCTGGAGCTACAGTAGCTAAAAGTGAAAAATGGGGAGAAAAAAAATTAGCTTATCCTATTGATAAGAAAAAAACTGGATTCTATATACTAGCAACTTTTGATATTGATGGAACTCAATTATCAGCAGTTGAAGGAAAGCTTAACATTACTGAAGAAGTAATGAGATACATCATTGTTAAGCAAGACTAA
- a CDS encoding cell division protein FtsQ/DivIB → MKFIIRLFTILGISFLIFSIPSKFLKLDFFKIERVNIKGEPKLLLRELTELGKTTYNKNIWDLDFKSIEDELKKDVRVKSASVENNTLGELTIKIEEKELFYYAQIKDKIYLVDSEGVVFGTFNEKEKKDIPLISVKEKGEIKSLLNVLVLMDDYLLKELVSQIYIKDKNCIEIILVDGTIIKTNEEIKREKYKVVETLYSELVKSKKVEYIDLRFNDFIVKSLGDKSDDR, encoded by the coding sequence TTGAAATTTATAATAAGACTTTTCACAATATTAGGAATAAGCTTTTTAATTTTCTCTATTCCTTCAAAATTCTTAAAGTTAGATTTTTTTAAGATAGAGAGGGTTAATATAAAGGGTGAACCAAAATTATTATTAAGGGAATTGACAGAACTAGGAAAAACAACATATAATAAGAACATATGGGACTTAGATTTTAAGAGTATAGAAGATGAGTTGAAAAAAGATGTCAGAGTAAAAAGTGCCAGTGTAGAAAATAATACATTGGGAGAGCTTACTATAAAAATAGAGGAAAAGGAGCTATTTTACTATGCCCAGATTAAAGATAAAATATATTTAGTAGATTCAGAAGGAGTAGTATTTGGTACTTTTAATGAAAAAGAAAAAAAGGATATTCCTCTTATTTCAGTAAAAGAAAAAGGAGAGATAAAAAGTCTGCTTAATGTTTTAGTCTTGATGGATGATTATCTATTGAAAGAATTAGTGTCTCAAATTTACATAAAAGATAAAAATTGCATTGAAATAATCCTTGTAGATGGTACAATAATAAAAACCAATGAAGAGATAAAAAGAGAAAAATATAAAGTTGTAGAAACTTTGTATTCGGAACTGGTCAAAAGCAAAAAAGTAGAATATATAGATTTGAGATTTAATGACTTTATAGTAAAAAGTTTGGGGGATAAAAGCGATGACAGATAA
- a CDS encoding D-alanine--D-alanine ligase, with product MKIAVFMGGISSEREVSLNSGKEILESLLKQGYDAYGIDVTKENLVSAFIENKYDFAYLAFHGGFGEDGRVQGLLDMLGKPYTGSGAEASGIAMDKVITKKLAESAGVRIAKNYEKVSYIDSYPVVIKPALEGSSVGIFFCYNKEEAEKAVRELSGKKIVIEEMITGEELTVGVINGEGIGVLRIIPKNKFYDYESKYAEGGSVHEYPAKIDKKAYDEALESAVKVHNILGLAGISRSDFILKDDKVYFLEVNTLPGMTKTSLIPDLATLKGYTYDDIVKIMVETFKR from the coding sequence TTGAAAATAGCTGTATTTATGGGAGGAATTTCTTCTGAAAGAGAAGTTTCTTTAAATAGTGGAAAAGAAATTTTAGAAAGTCTTTTAAAACAAGGTTATGATGCATATGGAATTGATGTTACAAAAGAAAATCTTGTTTCAGCTTTTATTGAAAATAAATATGATTTTGCATATCTTGCATTTCATGGAGGATTTGGAGAAGATGGAAGAGTACAAGGACTTCTTGATATGCTTGGAAAACCATATACTGGATCAGGGGCAGAGGCAAGTGGAATAGCTATGGACAAAGTTATTACTAAGAAACTTGCTGAAAGCGCAGGAGTAAGAATTGCCAAAAACTATGAGAAAGTATCTTATATAGATTCATACCCAGTCGTAATTAAACCAGCTTTAGAAGGTTCAAGTGTAGGGATATTTTTTTGTTATAACAAAGAAGAGGCAGAAAAAGCTGTAAGAGAACTTAGTGGAAAAAAAATTGTCATAGAAGAAATGATAACAGGAGAGGAACTTACAGTAGGAGTTATCAATGGAGAGGGAATTGGAGTACTTAGAATAATTCCTAAAAATAAGTTTTATGACTATGAATCAAAATATGCTGAAGGAGGCTCAGTACATGAGTATCCTGCTAAAATAGATAAAAAAGCATATGATGAAGCTCTTGAAAGTGCTGTGAAGGTACATAATATACTTGGACTTGCAGGAATATCAAGAAGTGACTTTATTCTTAAAGATGATAAGGTATATTTTCTTGAAGTAAATACACTTCCTGGAATGACAAAAACAAGTCTTATCCCAGATCTAGCAACTTTAAAAGGATATACTTATGATGATATTGTAAAGATAATGGTAGAAACGTTTAAAAGATAG
- the murG gene encoding undecaprenyldiphospho-muramoylpentapeptide beta-N-acetylglucosaminyltransferase: MRNLKKIILTTGGTGGHIYPAMAVAEGLKLKNIDVLFVGTSIRMEKDIVPEAGFRFIGLDIKPPKNIKSIFKYIKGVWQGIRIVAKEKPDAIIGFGNYISVPVIIGGILLRKKVYLQEQNANLGWTNKMLYKFAEKTFLAFDKTYDDIPLKYQKRFDVTGNPLREEINYVNENEERERLKLEEDEKVILITGGSLGAKDINEAVIKNWDKFLEDKKLRVYWATGENNFEDIGKRIVKTKMSDTVKPYFNNMINIMAAADLIICRAGALTISEIIELEKPSIIIPYNSLKVGQYDNAKILEENNSALVYTNTEADSAIEKALELVKNEEALKSMRVRIRSLKKSNAVEKIINDLDIWRN; encoded by the coding sequence ATTATTTTAACGACTGGGGGAACAGGGGGACATATTTATCCTGCTATGGCTGTAGCTGAAGGTCTTAAATTAAAAAATATAGATGTTCTTTTTGTGGGAACTAGTATAAGAATGGAAAAAGATATAGTTCCTGAGGCAGGATTTAGATTCATTGGTTTAGATATAAAGCCTCCTAAAAATATAAAAAGTATATTTAAGTATATAAAAGGAGTCTGGCAAGGGATAAGAATAGTTGCAAAAGAAAAACCAGATGCAATAATAGGATTTGGAAATTATATTTCTGTTCCTGTTATAATTGGAGGGATACTTTTGAGAAAAAAAGTTTATCTTCAAGAGCAGAATGCCAATCTAGGCTGGACAAATAAAATGTTGTATAAATTTGCAGAAAAAACATTTTTAGCATTTGATAAAACATATGATGATATCCCCTTAAAATATCAGAAAAGATTTGATGTAACAGGAAATCCTCTGAGGGAAGAAATCAACTATGTAAATGAAAATGAAGAAAGAGAAAGACTGAAACTGGAAGAGGATGAGAAAGTCATTCTTATAACAGGTGGAAGTTTGGGGGCAAAAGATATAAATGAGGCAGTGATAAAGAACTGGGATAAGTTTCTTGAAGATAAAAAGCTGAGAGTTTATTGGGCAACTGGTGAGAATAACTTTGAAGATATTGGAAAAAGAATAGTGAAAACAAAGATGTCTGATACAGTAAAACCATATTTTAATAATATGATAAATATTATGGCTGCTGCTGATTTGATAATATGTCGTGCAGGTGCTTTAACAATTTCTGAAATAATAGAACTAGAGAAACCATCAATTATTATTCCATATAATTCTTTAAAAGTTGGACAGTATGACAATGCGAAGATATTAGAAGAAAATAATTCTGCCCTTGTATACACTAATACAGAAGCAGACAGTGCAATTGAAAAGGCTCTTGAGTTAGTAAAAAATGAAGAAGCATTGAAGTCTATGAGAGTGAGGATAAGATCTTTGAAAAAATCCAACGCTGTGGAAAAAATTATAAATGATTTAGATATTTGGAGGAATTAG
- a CDS encoding sigma-54 interaction domain-containing protein: protein MLENYIELIKMIDNSFDGIMVVDENLIIKYCKYFSASGLGSVDVKTAIGKTPFDIFANITEETSTFYRAVKYGETCLNNTQVILYSNGKKEPIVDSTIPIIVNGKIIGAVNTVRFVSNFKKNNFTNHSNIIAPCFNDLYAIDDIIGTSDEILSLKNKIAKVSKTDSNVFIYGETGTGKEMVAQSIHSNSDRKNKIFISQNCAAIPDNLLESILFGTTKGSYTDAINRPGIFEMAHGGTIFLDEINSMNLNMQAKLLRIIEDKKITRIGGVETKEVDVRIIAAINEAPEICLAEKRIRPDLFYRLSSVQIKTPSLAERNEDIKNLAQFFIEFYNKKMNKDIKNISKDVLKIFYNYTWPGNVRELKNVIETAFNFSISKTVELDDIPEYIKNQKKENDLFKSYHSNNELLYENSSLSTALESFEKNYILKASKNTLSFSKLADTLKISKQLLNHKIKKYDLRKYINY from the coding sequence ATGCTTGAAAACTATATTGAATTAATAAAAATGATAGATAATTCTTTTGATGGAATAATGGTTGTAGATGAAAATTTGATAATAAAATATTGTAAATATTTTTCTGCCTCTGGTTTGGGAAGTGTTGATGTAAAAACAGCTATTGGAAAAACTCCCTTTGATATTTTTGCTAATATTACAGAAGAAACTTCTACTTTCTACAGAGCAGTAAAATATGGGGAAACTTGTCTTAATAATACTCAAGTAATTCTTTACAGTAACGGAAAAAAAGAACCAATAGTTGACAGTACAATTCCCATCATTGTAAATGGTAAAATTATAGGAGCTGTAAATACAGTACGATTTGTCAGCAACTTTAAAAAGAATAACTTTACAAATCATTCAAATATAATAGCACCATGCTTTAATGATCTTTATGCAATTGATGATATAATAGGCACTTCTGATGAAATACTTTCTTTGAAAAATAAGATTGCTAAAGTTTCAAAAACAGATTCAAATGTATTTATTTATGGAGAAACTGGAACAGGAAAAGAGATGGTAGCTCAGTCTATTCATAGCAACAGTGATAGAAAGAATAAAATATTTATTTCACAAAATTGTGCTGCTATTCCTGATAATCTTTTGGAAAGTATTCTCTTTGGAACTACAAAGGGAAGCTATACAGATGCAATTAATAGACCTGGCATTTTTGAAATGGCACATGGTGGAACAATTTTCCTTGATGAAATAAATTCTATGAACCTCAATATGCAGGCAAAGCTTTTGAGAATAATAGAAGATAAAAAAATAACAAGAATAGGTGGAGTAGAAACAAAAGAGGTTGATGTCCGTATTATTGCTGCTATTAATGAAGCTCCTGAAATTTGTCTAGCTGAAAAGAGAATTCGTCCAGATCTTTTTTATAGATTATCCAGTGTACAGATAAAAACACCTTCATTAGCTGAAAGAAATGAAGATATTAAAAATCTTGCTCAATTTTTTATTGAGTTTTATAATAAAAAAATGAATAAAGATATTAAAAATATTTCAAAAGATGTCTTAAAAATTTTCTATAACTATACATGGCCTGGAAATGTAAGAGAGCTAAAAAATGTTATTGAAACTGCATTTAATTTTTCTATTTCTAAAACTGTTGAACTTGATGATATCCCAGAATATATAAAAAATCAAAAAAAAGAAAACGATCTTTTTAAAAGTTATCATTCTAATAATGAACTTTTATATGAAAATTCTTCTCTCAGTACAGCACTTGAAAGCTTTGAAAAAAATTATATATTGAAAGCTTCAAAAAATACTCTATCTTTTTCAAAATTGGCAGATACTCTCAAAATATCAAAACAGCTCCTAAATCATAAAATTAAGAAATATGATTTAAGAAAATATATTAATTATTAA
- the murB gene encoding UDP-N-acetylmuramate dehydrogenase yields MKILENHEMKLHSNMKVGGIAKRFITVEDKNELKEIFENNSNIFLIGNGTNTLIDEGNLDITFVSLKEFDNIRELERGLVEVEAGLDFNKLIAYMNKNNYSGLENLAGIPGSVGGLVYMNGGAYGSEIFDCISEIEVFDENHEIRRIKKEDLDFSYRRTEIQSRKWIIINAVFRFKDGFDLGKVIEIQALRERKQPLNLPNLGSTFKNPAGDFSARLISEAGLKGTVIGGAQISEKHPNFIVNRGTATFKDISEILKLVKRTISEKYGINLEEEIIIIKNLDK; encoded by the coding sequence ATGAAGATACTTGAAAATCATGAAATGAAGCTGCACTCTAACATGAAAGTTGGAGGGATAGCTAAAAGATTTATAACAGTAGAAGATAAAAATGAACTTAAAGAGATATTTGAAAATAACAGTAATATTTTTCTTATTGGAAATGGAACTAATACATTGATAGATGAGGGAAATTTAGATATAACTTTTGTCTCTTTAAAAGAATTTGATAATATAAGAGAATTGGAAAGAGGTTTGGTGGAAGTAGAAGCTGGACTTGATTTCAATAAGCTTATTGCTTATATGAATAAAAATAATTACAGTGGGCTTGAGAATCTTGCTGGAATCCCAGGAAGTGTAGGAGGACTTGTCTACATGAATGGCGGAGCCTATGGAAGTGAAATATTCGACTGTATAAGTGAAATAGAAGTATTTGATGAAAATCATGAAATAAGAAGAATAAAAAAAGAAGATTTAGATTTTTCATACAGAAGAACAGAAATACAAAGCAGGAAATGGATAATAATAAATGCTGTATTTAGGTTCAAAGATGGTTTTGATCTTGGGAAAGTGATAGAAATACAGGCTTTGAGAGAGAGAAAACAGCCTCTGAATCTTCCCAACCTTGGGAGTACTTTTAAAAATCCAGCTGGAGATTTTTCAGCAAGACTTATATCAGAAGCTGGATTGAAAGGAACTGTCATAGGTGGAGCTCAGATATCAGAAAAACATCCTAATTTTATAGTTAATAGAGGTACTGCTACATTCAAAGATATTTCCGAAATATTAAAGCTGGTAAAAAGGACCATAAGTGAAAAATATGGAATAAACCTTGAAGAAGAAATAATAATTATAAAAAATTTGGATAAATAG
- the ftsA gene encoding cell division protein FtsA → MTDNRDSIIKTAVDMGNMKIKAVTGELSADGENLKILGYVEVPSRGMKKSVVENPEELSHCLAYALGQLREQTDIPIEKISIGISGEAIKSRTTNVRYSFDEKEIGEKEVDTLIRMAEHELLTGKERILKREIYNIRVNNSGIIKNPIGVTGKEMQGDVHLIYIDEAEAEKLVEVVNRIGLEAEQVLLNAYASAKASLDDEDRRMGVALIDIGEGSTDIILFKNDKLIYSKSLPLGGMHYVNDISYLFQISKQEAFEILSKLKNKDIHEEHIFCGDTKKVSVADIKNIIDARTEDIISFITQTIEESGFNGYLGKGLVLTGGAIVIDGLLEKINKKTGYVVRKVLPHAFRGLEDVDASMATVIGIFSEIMEEEYNKMQSGFYSQQNESEDPSKIITEETEEDDLDKLLENDKNNSRKKSGAFSSIKNWFSNFI, encoded by the coding sequence ATGACAGATAATAGAGATAGTATAATAAAAACAGCAGTAGATATGGGAAATATGAAAATAAAAGCTGTCACTGGAGAATTATCTGCTGATGGTGAAAATTTAAAAATATTGGGATATGTAGAAGTTCCAAGTCGTGGAATGAAAAAGTCAGTTGTAGAAAACCCAGAAGAATTGAGTCATTGCCTGGCTTATGCACTGGGACAATTAAGAGAACAGACTGATATCCCTATTGAAAAAATATCAATAGGAATAAGTGGAGAAGCTATCAAATCAAGGACCACTAATGTAAGATATTCCTTTGATGAAAAAGAAATTGGAGAAAAAGAAGTAGATACATTGATTAGAATGGCTGAACATGAACTTCTTACTGGAAAAGAAAGAATATTAAAGAGAGAAATATATAATATAAGAGTAAATAATTCAGGAATAATTAAAAATCCAATAGGTGTCACTGGAAAAGAAATGCAAGGGGATGTTCATCTGATATACATAGATGAAGCAGAAGCAGAAAAATTGGTAGAAGTAGTAAACAGAATAGGGCTGGAAGCAGAACAAGTTCTTCTGAATGCCTATGCATCTGCTAAAGCCTCTCTTGATGATGAAGATAGAAGAATGGGAGTTGCCTTAATCGATATTGGTGAAGGTTCAACAGATATAATTCTATTTAAGAATGATAAACTTATCTATTCAAAATCACTTCCTTTAGGTGGAATGCACTATGTAAATGATATAAGTTATTTGTTTCAGATATCTAAACAGGAAGCTTTTGAAATATTGTCAAAATTAAAAAATAAAGATATACATGAAGAACATATATTCTGTGGTGATACTAAAAAAGTGTCAGTAGCAGATATAAAAAATATAATAGATGCAAGAACAGAAGACATAATTAGTTTTATTACTCAAACTATTGAAGAATCTGGATTTAATGGATATCTTGGAAAAGGTTTGGTATTAACAGGAGGAGCTATTGTTATTGATGGACTTCTTGAAAAAATAAATAAAAAAACAGGATATGTTGTGAGAAAAGTACTTCCTCATGCTTTTCGAGGACTGGAAGATGTAGATGCCAGCATGGCTACAGTTATAGGAATCTTTAGTGAAATAATGGAAGAGGAATATAATAAAATGCAGTCAGGTTTCTATTCACAGCAGAATGAATCTGAAGATCCTTCAAAAATTATAACTGAAGAGACTGAAGAGGACGACTTGGATAAATTACTAGAAAATGATAAAAATAACAGCAGAAAGAAAAGTGGAGCATTCAGCAGTATAAAGAATTGGTTTTCTAATTTTATTTAA